From Aspergillus chevalieri M1 DNA, chromosome 4, nearly complete sequence, a single genomic window includes:
- a CDS encoding isocyanide synthase family protein (COG:Q;~EggNog:ENOG410PVSI;~InterPro:IPR007817;~PFAM:PF05141), with product MASLSLPVERKLFNPLWWREMLFQWQSQSHKISSASDVDAGTPESKVVEVHQVNAPSKASSAYDFAKVPKDGVTITVTELESEDDLEVEEDRAVTIISEPEPTDWDKLASDILDVIGDYGLHTQPKDVDGPVTGWAGKSFFMDRVRTQVAKGHAIEMILPAFPWKSINQVDKVTGVLPDLGEELALSRLHQLCEDIKVVYPPGGEVHIATDGLLFDDVVGISDDNTWAYGDGLVQMAKSKGYDKSIKLFRVMDILGYTADTPLNKESYLSLAQKCRNEILEKYGRTEEEVREMMRDDPDTLLTYCGFIRFLETDLRHSPVAAHATSGQKYRKIVKKVAISMMIRAESFTKFLQAMKPEHVRLSIHPSSGNVKLSIPLIVQGSGDFPKSPWHSSIAVALDGTYTTVHSKAVRDTHRLMYKDGRPYFYREKSELWDWEDEDVVFEAQYPNTMLLYPRAGIKKSLTEEQLDKVKQLRGVHKGPVKVIGFENAAAGAA from the exons ATGgcatctctttctcttccggTTGAGCGAAAGCTGTTCAATCCACTATGGTGGAGAGAGATGCTCTTCCAGTGGCAGAGCCAGTCTCACAAgatctcctccgcctccgatGTCGATGCCGGTACTCCAGAGTCCAAAGTTGTTGAAGTTCATCAAGTCAACGCACCATCGAAGGCTTCCTCGGCTTATGACTTCGCCAAGGTCCCTAAGGATGGGGTCACCATCACCGTTACTG AACTTGAATCTGAAGACGACCtcgaagttgaagaagaccGAGCGGTCACTATCATCAGTGAGCCAGAGCCAACCGACTGGGACAAACTCGCCAGCGACATCCTAGATGTTATTGGGGACTATGGTCTTCATACCCAACCTAAAGATGTGGACGGACCGGTCACCGGTTGGGCTGGCAAGTCGTTCTTCATGGACAGAGTAAGGACACAGGTCGCAAAGGGACATGCTATTGAGATGATCCTCCCTGCCTTTCCTTGGAAAAGT ATCAACCAAGTGGACAAAGTTACCGGTGTTCTCCCTGACTTGGGTGAGGAGCTGGCACTGTCTCGTCTCCACCAGCTGTGCGAGGATATTAAGGTGGTTTACCCACCTGGAGGCGAGGTTCATATTGCTACAGATGGGTTGTTGTTCGACG ACGTGGTTGGAATCTCCGACGATAACACCTGGGCCTATGGCGACGGCCTCGTCCAAATGGCCAAGTCCAAGGGTTATGACAAATCGATCAAACTTTTCCGAGTCATGGACATTCTCGGCTACACAGCCGACACACCCCTTAACAAAGAATCCTACCTCTCGCTCGCCCAAAAATGCCGCAATGAGATCCTCGAGAAATATGGCCGTACCGAAGAAGAAGTCCGTGAAATGATGCGTGATGACCCAGATACCCTCCTCACTTACTGCGGCTTTATCCGCTTCCTGGAGACAGACCTCCGCCACAGCCCGGTAGCAGCGCATGCCACCAGTGGCCAGAAGTACCGCAAGATTGTCAAGAAGGTCGCTATCAGTATGATGATCCGGGCAGAGTCGTTCACAAAGTTTTTGCAAGCTATGAAGCCCGAACATGTGCGGTTATCCATCCACCCGTCTAGCGGTAACGTCAAACTGTCTATTCCCCTGATTGTCCAAGGATCTGGTGACTTCCCCAAGTCGCCGTGGCATAGCTCCATTGCTGTGGCTCTTGACGGGACTTACACTACTGTCCACTCCAAGGCCGTGCGTGATACGCACCGATTGATGTACAAGGACGGACGGCCGTACTTCTACCGGGAGAAGTCCGAACTgtgggattgggaggatgaagatgttgTCTTCGAGGCGCAGTATCCGAATACCATGCTTCTTTACCCTAGGGCAGGCATTAAGAAGTCGCTTACCGAGGAGCAGTTGGATAAGGTAAAACAGTTGAGGGGTGTACACAAGGGTCCTGTCAAGGTGATCGGATTTGAGaatgcagcagcaggagcagcatAA